The following nucleotide sequence is from Halodesulfovibrio sp. MK-HDV.
CAGGATTCAGCAATTCCATGATCCGGCAGGATGGATTTTTTATTACACCTGAGCAGTATCCCAATATTACATGTATTAACTGCGATACACTTTCATTCGATTTTTCAACCCTTACAGAAAAATTTGATCTTATTTTTGTCGACGGTGATCACCACGCAGCAGCAGTCACCAGTGACACTCAAAATATTTTCCCTCTGCTGAAAGACGATGACTCGATGATTGTATGGCATGACTACGCCGACTCACCGGAAAAAGTTCGTTGGGCTGTTCTGGCAGGTATTATGGACGGACTGCCACCGGAAGAGCACCGGAACCTGTATCATGTATCCAACACTCTTTGCGCCATCTACACACGAAAAAAACTGTCAGCAACGTATCAGGAGTTTGCCATAACTCCGGATAAATTTTTTGAAGTAACCATCCGCGCCCACAAGCTGGAAGCACCGGCAGCAGCGCACAGCCAGGGAGAGGCTCGATGGAACAAAAGCAGATAATTGTCCGAGTTGAAGGCGTTAAAAAGACCTTTAAGATGGGTAAACAACACGTGCATGCACTGCGTGGTGTCAATCTGGAAATCTACGCTGGTGAGTACCTTTCCATCATGGGCTCTTCCGGTAGCGGTAAGACGACGTTGTTCAATATGATCGGCGGGCTGGATAAACCGACCGAAGGAAAAGTCTTTATCGATGAAGTGGATATTTCGCAGTTGGATGCCTATGAACTGGCATGGCTGCGTAACCGCAAAATCGGATACATATTCCAGACATTCAATATTATTCCGACTTTGACCGCGTTGGAAAATGTCACCCTGCCTATGACCTTTGCAGGCGTGCATAGTGATGCCGCAACAGAGAAGGGACTAGAACTGCTTGACCTTGTAGGACTTGGTTCACGCCATCAGCACAAGCCTCTGGAATTATCCGGTGGCCAGCAGCAGCGTGTCGCCATTGCACGTTCCTTCGCGAATGATCCTGCCATTATTCTTGCGGATGAACCTACAGGCAACCTCGACCAGCGCACCGGTGAAGAAGTCATCGAACTGCTGCGAACTCTGTGCAGAGAACGCGGGGTAACCATCATTACCGCTACACACGATTACAAAATGATCAATGTTTCTGACCGAGTTGTATGGGTCAAAGACGGACGTGTTGATAGAATAGAACACCGCGACGAACTGAATGTTTCTCTTGGAACAATCGGAGAGAAGGAGCGCTAATGAACTCCATCTTCGCCATACCGGCTCGCAAGGTCTTATCCTCGTTATGCATAGCTATGCTTTTTGCATCTTGTTTTGTGTTCTGCTTCACCGTTCAAGACAGCTTTGCTAAAAAAAGTTCAGACAGTGCCAAACAGTTTAGAAAGACAACCTACGCTCTTTCTTTACTCCATGACAGATTCACAGGATCGCAAGGAGTAAAAGAGGCTGCACGCTTTATCCATGACCATTTTAAAGCAGATTTTTCGAATCACAAGTCTGTCAAAACTGGCATTCAATCCTTTCTTCTCCCTGTTACACATTTCAAAATTGGCACTCTTAAACGAGCTGGTATCATAAACCAGCAACCAGTAATGCTTCCGCCTTTGCGCCTGAATGCTGTCACTCCGCCAACCACGACAAAGGAAGGTATAACAGGCCACATTATTTACGTTAAGAACGGTGACCTTGTTGAGTTCAATGGCAAGGACGTACAAGGTGCCATTGTCATAATGAATCTGGCATCAGGGAAGAACTGGGTCAACGCTGCACAACTTGGCGCATCAGCCTTATCTACGTTGATGACGGGCATATGACACCACCAACAAAAGCTCTTTTTAATGACAAATTTGAGCTCACACCTATCGACTTTCCCCGCTTCTGGATTTCACATCAAAAAGCGGTAGAACTTTTTGGCGATCTCGACGCGCTCTATGATCAAACCATGGCGCAAAATCAAGAAATCAAAGTGACTGTCTCTGCCAATGTCCAATGGGTTCAGGCAGAAGGTGAAAACGTATGGGCTTTTATTCCCGGAACAGGGGAAGACGCTGATAAAGACTATATGCTCGTTGAGGCATTCTACGACACAGGCGCTTTCGTTCCAGAACACGCCCCGGGAGCAGATGAATCAACTTCCATCGCCACGCTCCTGTCCATTGCTGAACGTCTTGGCGACAATCCGCCTAAAGAATCTGTTCTGTTGCTTGCCACATCCGGACACTCCCAGAGTAATGCCGGAATGCGCTCTTTTGCGTCGCTATTAGCACAATCACTGGGCAACATAAAAAAACTATCCACAGGTCTTGCACAAAAAGCTTCTGACACACGAGACACCATTGCAATTCTCAACAATCCAAATCTGCTGGATACGCCGCAATCACTATCCACTTATTCTCCAAGAGAATGTGAGTTGCTCCGGCTTGCACTCGACTCCGTATCCAAAACACAAGCAGACATGTACACACGGGAAGTTTCACAACTGCGCCTTGCCGCAACCGGCTCAGAGGAAGACAACAGCCGTATTAAAGAACTCGCAGCAAAACGGCTGGAGCTTCGTAATCTCCTCTGGTTAAGCTCCAAACAGCAAGCAACGCGCCCTATTCCACCAGAAGAACTTACAATATTACGCAGTCTATTGTCGCTTGCCACTGCAGAACAGCAGGAACGGTTCGCCGACCTCGTCATTCGTTTACGCAGTGCAGAAAGCAAACGGCTTTTAAAAGAAGCAATTGGCGAACGCACATTACAAGCAGGTTTCGGGCTCTATCTTTCTACCCACAGTTCTGGTGTTGGGGGATTTACCCGAGGCTACTTATATGAATTAAAAGCGAGCATTAATCGCACATCGTTCTTCGGACCATTATCGGAAATGGTAACGGAACATGCCAAAAAATTACCGAACTATGACGAACTATGGCAGGATTCACTACACCCGACTCCGACAACGCCATGGCAAAGTTATCTTCCAGACAATCCGAAGTTCAGTAGCGAAGTTTTAGCTATTGCCGGTTTCCCGATGATCAGTCTTGCGTCTCTGCACGATTTCCGTCCGTTGTGGGGAACTCCGTACGATGTTCTGGAAGCCACAGATCAAGAATACGCACTGATTCAAAATGAATTTATTACGTCACTCATTACAACAATAGCAAACAACCCCCTGCCTGTTATTGATCGAGGCAGAAACGGCTCTGCCACACTGGGCGGAAGCGTAAACTTACAGCGTCAGGGTGAACCGTTTCCAGATAAACCTGCGGTGGGTACGCTTGTTCTTGCCTATCAAGGACCTACCCGTTTTTACTCCATGGTTAATACAGATGGCAGCTTTGATCTTCCGGGACTTGCAACATCCCAGTTCACTGTGCACAAAGCTGTCATTGAAGCCTATAAAATAAATCCTGAGACCGGCCTTGCCGTATGGGCAGTG
It contains:
- a CDS encoding class I SAM-dependent methyltransferase encodes the protein MTRTLSQSKRNRMLTALWYLLRKPHKALKSIYRDRHDTQWWQQYVTKSYGLGLGLPQVDLLELIPEFEETITPYAMLEAAATPMDIALLKGLARSYDDCDYLEIGRWRGESITNVAPHTNTCYSLSLSPAQQSQAGFSNSMIRQDGFFITPEQYPNITCINCDTLSFDFSTLTEKFDLIFVDGDHHAAAVTSDTQNIFPLLKDDDSMIVWHDYADSPEKVRWAVLAGIMDGLPPEEHRNLYHVSNTLCAIYTRKKLSATYQEFAITPDKFFEVTIRAHKLEAPAAAHSQGEARWNKSR
- a CDS encoding ABC transporter ATP-binding protein produces the protein MEQKQIIVRVEGVKKTFKMGKQHVHALRGVNLEIYAGEYLSIMGSSGSGKTTLFNMIGGLDKPTEGKVFIDEVDISQLDAYELAWLRNRKIGYIFQTFNIIPTLTALENVTLPMTFAGVHSDAATEKGLELLDLVGLGSRHQHKPLELSGGQQQRVAIARSFANDPAIILADEPTGNLDQRTGEEVIELLRTLCRERGVTIITATHDYKMINVSDRVVWVKDGRVDRIEHRDELNVSLGTIGEKER